The nucleotide sequence GATATTAATCACGGCCTTTATCCGGTCGTTGAAGCGTTCAAAGAGAAAATCAACGCGCACATGGGCCTCTTCCTTGAGGCTGACCGAGATGCCAAACAAGAGAATGATAGCGAAAAGATGCCATTCTAACTCCTGCATGGCGACCAAGGAGTTATGAAAAAAATAACGCATAATGACATCAAGTGCGACGTTCAACACCATGAGCAGGAGAAGAAAAGCCAGTGCTCCTTCGACAAGATCAATAAGTTTTTC is from Candidatus Electrothrix sp. GW3-4 and encodes:
- a CDS encoding TRAP transporter small permease subunit, producing MGAIEKLIEKLIDLVEGALAFLLLLMVLNVALDVIMRYFFHNSLVAMQELEWHLFAIILLFGISVSLKEEAHVRVDFLFERFNDRIKAVINILGTLIFLLPFALLIAAGSFSFVSDSWMMGEISEDPGGLPYRWLIKGMIPLSFSFLILSALGYILRNIRKFQEAGK